A single window of Nicotiana sylvestris chromosome 3, ASM39365v2, whole genome shotgun sequence DNA harbors:
- the LOC138887623 gene encoding uncharacterized protein — protein MAPYKAFYGRRSRSLVGWLELGEARLLGTNLVRDILEKVNLIQEQLHIAQSRKKSYADKKARDVAYMVGEKVLLKVLPMKCVMRFGKKELLWGSVTCIRLQHGAAGREFDLWCGAGGHFRPAGLKIEIKEYSIGESLIESQPVEEASWEIEQEIWSRYPYLFETPGMILDS, from the exons atggctccttataaggcctTCTATGGGAGGCGATCGCGTTCTCTGGTTGGTTGGCTTGAGCTTGgggaggctagattgttgggcactAATCTAGTTCGAGATATTTTGGAGAAGGTGAACCTGATTCAAGAGCAGCTTCATATAGCACAGTCCAggaagaagagttatgctgacaagaaggctCGTGATGTGGCCtatatggtgggtgagaaggttctacTCAAAGTTTTGCCAATGAAAtgtgtgatgaggttcgggaagaagg AATTACTATGGGGATCCGTCACATGTATTAGACTTCAGCACGGTGCAGCTGGACGAGAATTTGACTTATGGtgtggagccggtggccattttagaccggcaggtttgaagattgagatcaaagaatatagCATTGGTGAAAGTTTAATAGAGagtcagccagtcgaggaggcttcttgggagatcgagcaggagatatggagcagatatccttacctTTTTGAGACCCCTGGTATGATTCTAGACTcgtaa